One stretch of Actinacidiphila sp. DG2A-62 DNA includes these proteins:
- a CDS encoding sensor histidine kinase produces MRSRLLPLLIVLMAGVLLALGFPLAASQAAAQQQRVVVDRIDDTTRFAALAQFVTAGDEQTSVGPDDDERLHTLRTELARYQELYGISAGVFYRDRTAMATAPVHWRLPARGELFDAYYSALLGRRAHNPEQVWPWQRRRLAIASPIVRDGDVVAVVVTDSPTGALRSRILHGWLLLIAGELAAMALAVLFAVRLTAWVLRPVATLDRVTHDIATGRMTSRVEESGGPPELRRLGRSFNEMADHVEQVLEQQRAFVADASHQLRNPLSALLLRIELLGLELPDGHTEAESVKEEGQRLAQVLDDLLGLAVAESSGSRRVSTDVAELVRVRVAAWEPAARHAQVRVRLDEPAGAGAEVTAWADPVALSSALDAVLDNAIKFTPADATVTVTVAVGVDAAGDHAAITVADSGPGLTEEELSRIGDRFWRSARHQNVHGSGLGLSIARALLAQSGGGLAFATREPHGLEVTLTVPRTAPVKAQPG; encoded by the coding sequence GTGCGCTCACGACTGCTCCCGCTGCTCATCGTGCTGATGGCCGGCGTCCTGCTCGCCCTCGGCTTCCCGCTCGCCGCCAGCCAGGCCGCCGCCCAGCAGCAGCGCGTGGTCGTCGACCGGATCGACGACACCACCCGCTTCGCGGCGCTGGCCCAGTTCGTCACCGCGGGCGACGAGCAGACCTCCGTGGGCCCGGACGACGACGAGCGGCTGCACACCCTGCGCACCGAACTCGCCCGCTACCAGGAGCTGTACGGCATCAGCGCGGGCGTCTTCTACCGCGACCGCACCGCGATGGCCACCGCCCCGGTGCACTGGCGGCTGCCGGCCCGCGGCGAGCTGTTCGACGCGTACTACTCCGCGCTGCTCGGGCGGCGCGCCCACAATCCGGAGCAGGTGTGGCCGTGGCAGCGCCGCAGGCTCGCCATCGCCTCGCCCATCGTGCGCGACGGCGACGTGGTCGCGGTCGTCGTCACCGACTCGCCCACCGGCGCCCTGCGGTCCCGCATCCTGCACGGCTGGCTGCTGCTGATCGCCGGCGAGTTGGCCGCGATGGCGCTCGCGGTCCTCTTCGCGGTCCGGCTGACCGCGTGGGTGCTGCGGCCGGTCGCGACCCTGGACCGGGTCACCCACGACATCGCGACCGGCAGGATGACCTCCCGTGTGGAGGAATCCGGCGGTCCCCCGGAACTCAGGCGCCTGGGCCGGTCGTTCAACGAGATGGCCGACCACGTCGAACAGGTGCTGGAGCAGCAGCGCGCGTTCGTCGCCGACGCGTCCCACCAGCTGCGCAACCCGCTGTCCGCGCTGCTGCTGCGCATCGAGCTGCTCGGGCTCGAACTGCCGGACGGCCACACCGAGGCCGAGTCGGTCAAGGAGGAGGGCCAGCGCCTCGCCCAGGTGCTGGACGACCTGCTGGGACTCGCGGTCGCCGAGAGCTCGGGCAGCCGCCGGGTCAGCACCGACGTCGCGGAGCTGGTCCGCGTCCGGGTCGCGGCGTGGGAGCCGGCCGCCCGCCACGCCCAGGTGCGCGTACGCCTCGACGAGCCCGCGGGCGCCGGCGCCGAGGTGACCGCCTGGGCGGACCCGGTCGCGCTCTCCAGCGCCCTGGACGCGGTGCTGGACAACGCGATCAAGTTCACGCCGGCGGACGCGACGGTGACGGTGACGGTGGCGGTGGGGGTCGACGCGGCCGGCGACCACGCCGCGATCACCGTCGCCGACAGCGGCCCCGGCCTGACCGAGGAGGAGCTGTCCCGGATCGGCGACCGGTTCTGGCGCAGCGCCCGCCACCAGAACGTGCACGGATCGGGGCTGGGCCTGTCCATCGCCCGCGCCCTGCTCGCGCAGAGCGGCGGCGGCCTCGCGTTCGCCACCCGAGAGCCGCACGGCCTGGAGGTCACGCTCACCGTGCCGCGCACCGCGCCGGTCAAGGCACAGCCCGGTTGA
- a CDS encoding TAXI family TRAP transporter solute-binding subunit, which translates to MDLSRLRGRLPGPVQAVLAAASVLALLLWWLLPSGGPSYPHRPISLATGVRDGVYETYGKLLKTDLRTALPGVRVDLVNTQGSVDNIERVVAGHADFTIAAADAVAAYDGPGKSRLRACARLYDDYMQLVVPRDSPVRSARDLRGLTVGIGQGASGVNLIARRLLAAAGLDIDTDIKAVPVGIDEAPGMLLGGRLDAFFWSGGLPTAAITAMATPVDRIKLVQLGDLVGRLHAMGPQMQYYRQAVMPADAYPKAQGGRPVSTIAVANLLVTTDQANAGLVQRLTRAVIDSRDAIGKEVHAAQLVDLRTAVFTDPLPLHTGAARYYRSVKP; encoded by the coding sequence ATGGACCTCTCCCGCCTCCGCGGACGCCTGCCGGGGCCGGTGCAGGCGGTGCTGGCGGCCGCGTCGGTGCTGGCCCTGCTGCTGTGGTGGCTGCTGCCGTCCGGCGGCCCGTCGTACCCGCACCGGCCGATCTCGCTGGCGACGGGGGTGCGCGACGGCGTCTACGAGACGTACGGGAAGCTGCTGAAGACCGACCTGCGGACGGCGCTGCCGGGGGTGCGGGTCGACCTGGTGAACACCCAGGGGTCGGTCGACAACATCGAGCGGGTGGTCGCCGGGCACGCCGACTTCACCATCGCCGCCGCGGACGCGGTGGCGGCGTACGACGGCCCGGGCAAATCCCGGCTGCGCGCCTGCGCGCGGCTGTACGACGACTACATGCAGCTCGTCGTGCCGCGTGACTCGCCGGTGCGATCCGCCCGCGACCTGCGCGGCCTGACCGTCGGCATCGGGCAGGGCGCCTCCGGCGTGAACCTGATCGCGCGCCGGCTGCTGGCCGCGGCCGGCCTCGACATCGACACCGACATCAAGGCGGTTCCGGTCGGCATCGACGAGGCCCCGGGGATGCTGCTGGGCGGCCGGCTCGACGCGTTCTTCTGGTCCGGCGGGCTGCCCACCGCGGCGATCACGGCGATGGCCACGCCGGTGGACCGGATCAAGCTGGTGCAGCTCGGCGACCTGGTCGGCAGGCTGCACGCGATGGGTCCGCAGATGCAGTACTACCGTCAGGCGGTCATGCCGGCGGACGCGTACCCCAAGGCACAGGGCGGCCGGCCGGTCTCGACGATCGCGGTGGCGAACCTGCTGGTCACCACGGACCAGGCGAACGCCGGGCTGGTGCAGCGGCTGACCCGTGCGGTGATCGACAGCCGGGACGCGATCGGCAAGGAGGTGCACGCGGCGCAGCTGGTGGACCTGCGCACCGCCGTCTTCACCGATCCGCTGCCGCTGCACACGGGCGCGGCGCGGTACTACCGGTCGGTCAAGCCGTAG
- the miaB gene encoding tRNA (N6-isopentenyl adenosine(37)-C2)-methylthiotransferase MiaB, producing MSARTYEVRTYGCQMNVHDSERLSGLLEDAGYVRAPEGADGADVVVFNTCAVRENADNRLYGNLGQLVPKKAARPGMQIAVGGCLAQKDRDTIVKRAPWVDVVFGTHNIGRLPVLLERSRIAQEAQVEIAESLETFPSTLPSRRESAYAAWVAISVGCNNTCTFCIVPALRGKEKDRRPGDVLAEVEALVAEGVIEVTLLGQNVNAYGSDIGDREAFGKLLRATGGVEGLERIRFTSPHPRDFTDDVIAAMAETPTVMHQLHMPLQSGSDRVLKAMRRSYRQDRYLGIIEKVRAAMPDAAITTDIIVGFPGETEEDFEQTLHVVREARFAQAFTFQYSKRPGTPAAEMDGQIPKAVVQERYERLVALQEEISWAENKKQVGRTLEVLVAEGEGRKDDATRRMSGRAPDNRLVHFEPPAEPVRPGDMVTVEVTYAAPHHLLAEKPALGVRRTRAGDAWERRSAAPAKPAGVMLGLPTIGAPAPSAQPVTAGGCAVD from the coding sequence ATGAGCGCGCGCACTTACGAGGTCCGCACCTACGGGTGCCAGATGAACGTCCACGACTCCGAACGGCTGTCCGGCCTCCTGGAGGACGCGGGCTATGTCCGCGCACCCGAGGGCGCCGACGGCGCGGATGTCGTCGTCTTCAACACCTGCGCGGTGCGGGAGAACGCGGACAACCGCCTCTACGGCAACCTGGGCCAGCTCGTCCCCAAGAAGGCCGCGCGGCCGGGGATGCAGATCGCCGTCGGCGGCTGCCTGGCGCAGAAGGACCGCGACACCATCGTCAAGCGCGCCCCCTGGGTGGACGTGGTCTTCGGCACGCACAACATCGGCCGGCTGCCGGTGCTCCTGGAGCGGTCCAGGATCGCCCAGGAGGCGCAGGTCGAGATCGCCGAGTCGCTGGAGACGTTCCCCTCCACGCTGCCCTCACGCCGCGAGTCCGCGTACGCCGCCTGGGTGGCGATCTCCGTGGGGTGCAACAACACCTGCACCTTCTGCATCGTGCCGGCGCTGCGCGGCAAGGAGAAGGACCGCCGCCCCGGCGACGTGCTCGCCGAGGTCGAGGCGCTGGTGGCCGAGGGCGTCATCGAGGTCACCCTGCTCGGGCAGAACGTCAACGCCTATGGCTCCGACATCGGCGACCGCGAGGCGTTCGGCAAGCTGCTGCGCGCCACCGGCGGCGTCGAGGGCCTGGAGCGCATCCGCTTCACCTCGCCGCACCCGCGCGACTTCACCGACGACGTGATCGCCGCCATGGCCGAGACGCCCACGGTGATGCACCAGCTGCACATGCCGCTGCAGTCGGGCTCCGACCGGGTGCTCAAGGCGATGCGCCGCTCGTACCGGCAGGACCGCTACCTGGGCATCATCGAGAAGGTGCGCGCGGCGATGCCCGACGCGGCGATCACCACCGACATCATCGTGGGCTTCCCCGGCGAGACCGAGGAGGACTTCGAGCAGACCCTGCACGTGGTGCGCGAGGCCCGCTTCGCCCAGGCGTTCACCTTCCAGTACAGCAAGCGGCCCGGCACGCCCGCGGCCGAGATGGACGGCCAGATCCCCAAGGCGGTCGTGCAGGAGCGCTACGAGCGTCTGGTCGCCCTCCAGGAGGAGATCTCCTGGGCGGAGAACAAGAAGCAGGTCGGGCGGACCCTGGAGGTGCTGGTCGCCGAGGGCGAGGGCCGCAAGGACGACGCGACCCGGCGGATGTCCGGACGCGCCCCCGACAACCGGCTGGTGCACTTCGAGCCGCCCGCCGAGCCGGTCAGGCCCGGCGACATGGTGACCGTCGAGGTCACGTACGCGGCGCCGCACCACCTGCTCGCCGAGAAGCCCGCGCTGGGCGTCCGGCGGACCCGCGCGGGCGACGCCTGGGAGCGCCGCAGCGCCGCTCCTGCCAAGCCGGCCGGCGTGATGCTGGGCCTGCCGACGATCGGTGCCCCGGCGCCGTCCGCGCAGCCCGTGACGGCCGGCGGCTGCGCGGTCGACTGA
- a CDS encoding antitoxin produces MSFMDTLKEKLGMSKGKASDMMRQHGDKVDQGLDKAGRAVDSKTGGKYSSQIDSGVDKAKNAAHNYGDQGGGGSA; encoded by the coding sequence ATGAGCTTCATGGACACGCTCAAGGAAAAGCTCGGCATGTCGAAGGGGAAGGCCTCCGACATGATGCGCCAGCACGGGGACAAGGTCGACCAGGGCCTCGACAAGGCAGGCCGGGCCGTCGACTCCAAGACCGGCGGCAAGTACAGCAGCCAGATCGACTCCGGCGTGGACAAGGCGAAGAACGCCGCGCACAACTACGGCGACCAAGGTGGCGGCGGCTCGGCCTGA
- the dapF gene encoding diaminopimelate epimerase has protein sequence MTDTHHGPAPLGPLAFLKGHGTENDFVIVPDPDGRIELSAADVVRLCDRRAGIGGDGVLRVVRSAAHPEAAAMAAEAEWFMDYRNSDGSIAEMCGNGVRVFARYLQRAGHAGPGDLAVATRAGVRRVHIAKDAEDGAPGDITVHMGRAALPGGTVAVAVGDRSWPAVHVDMGNPHAVAFVAALDDAGDLLRAPVVSPASSYPRGTNVEFVVDRGPGHVALRVHERGSGETRSCGTGACAVMVAAARRDGLDPAVARPVTYTVDVPGGRLVITERPDGDVEMTGPAVIVAEGTVDREWLEAAR, from the coding sequence GTGACCGACACGCACCACGGCCCCGCGCCCCTGGGCCCCCTCGCCTTCCTCAAGGGGCACGGCACCGAGAACGACTTCGTGATCGTCCCCGACCCGGACGGCCGGATCGAGCTGTCCGCGGCCGACGTGGTCCGCCTGTGCGACCGCAGGGCCGGCATCGGGGGCGACGGCGTGCTGCGCGTCGTCCGCTCCGCCGCGCACCCGGAGGCCGCGGCGATGGCCGCGGAGGCCGAGTGGTTCATGGACTACCGCAACAGCGACGGCAGCATCGCCGAGATGTGCGGGAACGGCGTCCGGGTCTTCGCCCGCTACCTCCAGCGGGCCGGCCACGCCGGGCCCGGCGACCTCGCGGTCGCCACCCGCGCCGGAGTCCGCCGGGTGCACATCGCCAAGGACGCCGAGGACGGCGCCCCCGGCGACATCACCGTGCACATGGGGCGCGCCGCCCTGCCCGGCGGCACGGTGGCCGTGGCCGTCGGCGACCGGAGCTGGCCCGCGGTCCACGTGGACATGGGCAACCCCCACGCGGTCGCCTTCGTCGCCGCCCTGGACGACGCGGGCGATCTGCTGCGCGCCCCCGTGGTCAGCCCCGCCTCGTCCTACCCGCGCGGTACGAACGTGGAGTTCGTCGTCGACCGCGGCCCCGGCCACGTCGCGCTGCGCGTGCACGAGCGCGGCTCCGGCGAGACCCGCTCCTGCGGCACCGGCGCCTGCGCGGTGATGGTCGCCGCCGCGCGCCGCGACGGCCTGGACCCGGCGGTCGCCAGGCCCGTCACGTACACCGTGGACGTCCCCGGCGGACGCCTGGTCATCACCGAACGTCCCGACGGCGACGTGGAGATGACCGGTCCCGCGGTCATCGTGGCCGAGGGCACGGTGGACCGGGAGTGGCTGGAGGCGGCACGCTGA
- the miaA gene encoding tRNA (adenosine(37)-N6)-dimethylallyltransferase MiaA yields the protein MKNRVIAVVGPTAAGKSDLGVALARRLGGDVVNADSMQLYRGMDIGTAKLTPAERGGVPHHLLDVWDVTETASVADYQRMARAEIDRLHAEGRVPVLVGGSGLYVRAALDVMEFPGTDPAVRARLEAELETLGSGALHARLAAVDPEAARAILPGNGRRIVRALEVVEITGRPFTANLPGHESFYDTVTIGVDVPRPELDERIALRVDRMWQAGLVEEVRALESAGLREGLTASRALGYQQVLAALAGECGLDEARAETVRATKRFARRQDSWFRRDPRVHWLSARGGELTEQSLALVGQAPKSGHSLIT from the coding sequence GTGAAGAACCGTGTCATCGCCGTCGTCGGCCCCACCGCGGCCGGGAAGTCCGACCTGGGGGTCGCGCTGGCCCGGCGGCTCGGCGGCGACGTGGTCAACGCCGACTCCATGCAGCTCTACCGCGGCATGGACATCGGCACCGCCAAACTCACGCCCGCCGAGCGCGGCGGCGTCCCGCACCACCTGCTCGACGTCTGGGACGTCACCGAGACCGCGAGCGTCGCCGACTACCAGCGAATGGCCAGGGCCGAGATCGACCGGCTGCACGCCGAGGGACGGGTGCCCGTCCTGGTGGGCGGCTCCGGGCTCTACGTGCGGGCCGCGCTCGACGTGATGGAGTTCCCGGGCACCGACCCCGCCGTGCGGGCCCGCCTGGAGGCCGAACTGGAGACCCTCGGGTCCGGCGCGCTGCACGCCCGGCTCGCCGCGGTGGACCCCGAGGCCGCCCGCGCGATCCTGCCCGGCAACGGCCGACGGATCGTCCGCGCGCTGGAGGTGGTCGAGATCACCGGACGGCCCTTCACCGCCAACCTGCCGGGCCACGAGTCCTTCTACGACACCGTGACGATCGGCGTGGACGTGCCGCGCCCCGAACTGGACGAGCGGATCGCCCTGCGGGTGGACCGGATGTGGCAGGCCGGGCTGGTGGAGGAGGTGCGCGCCCTCGAATCCGCCGGACTGCGCGAGGGCCTCACCGCCTCCCGCGCGCTGGGCTACCAGCAGGTGCTGGCCGCGCTCGCGGGCGAGTGCGGCCTGGACGAGGCGCGCGCCGAGACCGTACGCGCCACCAAGCGCTTCGCGCGCCGTCAGGACTCGTGGTTCCGGCGCGACCCGCGGGTGCACTGGCTCTCCGCGCGGGGCGGGGAACTCACCGAACAGTCCCTGGCGTTGGTCGGACAAGCTCCGAAAAGCGGTCACAGCCTGATCACGTGA
- a CDS encoding response regulator transcription factor: MRLLLVEDDDRVAAALSAVLGRHGFDVHHARSGEEAIQAILPGQGPAFDCVLLDLGLPDQDGFEVCSRIRRRTATPVIMVTARADVRSRIHGLNLGADDYVVKPYDTGELLARIHAVSRRPPLRPPGDVLPDADGSPADDGGHGAAAPGPGGPALRLGPVAIDLPTRQVTVDGAPVALTRKEFDLLALLAQRPGVVFRREQIISQVWRTAWEGTGRTLEVHVASLRSKLRTPEMIETVRGVGYRFVVPAR; this comes from the coding sequence GTGCGACTGCTTCTCGTGGAGGACGACGACCGCGTGGCCGCCGCGCTCTCCGCGGTCCTCGGCCGGCACGGCTTCGACGTCCACCACGCGCGCAGCGGCGAGGAGGCCATCCAGGCCATCCTGCCCGGTCAGGGACCCGCCTTCGACTGCGTGCTGCTCGACCTCGGGCTCCCGGACCAGGACGGCTTCGAGGTGTGCAGCAGGATCCGGCGCCGCACCGCCACCCCCGTGATCATGGTGACCGCCCGCGCCGACGTCCGTTCCCGCATCCACGGCCTGAACCTCGGCGCGGACGACTACGTCGTCAAGCCGTACGACACCGGTGAACTGCTGGCCCGCATCCACGCCGTCAGCCGCCGTCCGCCGCTGCGCCCGCCCGGCGACGTGCTGCCGGACGCCGACGGCTCGCCCGCCGACGACGGCGGCCACGGCGCGGCGGCCCCGGGACCCGGCGGCCCGGCGCTGCGCCTCGGGCCCGTCGCCATCGACCTGCCGACCCGCCAGGTCACCGTGGACGGCGCGCCGGTCGCGCTGACCCGCAAGGAGTTCGACCTGCTGGCGCTGCTGGCGCAGCGCCCCGGCGTGGTCTTCCGCCGCGAGCAGATCATCAGCCAGGTGTGGCGCACCGCGTGGGAGGGCACCGGCCGCACCCTGGAGGTGCACGTCGCCTCGCTGCGCTCCAAGCTGCGCACCCCGGAGATGATCGAGACGGTGCGCGGCGTCGGCTACCGGTTCGTCGTACCGGCCCGCTGA
- a CDS encoding class III extradiol dioxygenase subunit B-like domain-containing protein, with translation MLVAAAVCPCPPLLVPEVAAGAASELDALRRACADAIGVLAASRPERLVVIGPAERPSRGVFPPGAAGSFRAFGVDLDVTLGEAEAGAADGAEAAADSGTEDGSGPGAETGAAGGAPAQAPPLPPSLAVAAWLLRGWKAAPVEGLGVGEQLEPDRCAAAGRAVAGSAERVALLVMGDGSACRTVKAPGYLDERAESFDAEIARALGSADVGALAALDPELALELQAAGRAPWQVLAGAAEEAHLGGELLHESAPYGVGYFVSSWT, from the coding sequence ATGCTCGTCGCCGCCGCTGTCTGCCCCTGCCCGCCGCTGCTGGTCCCGGAGGTCGCGGCGGGCGCCGCGTCCGAGTTGGACGCCCTGCGCCGGGCGTGCGCCGACGCCATCGGCGTGCTCGCCGCCTCGCGCCCCGAGCGGCTGGTCGTGATCGGTCCCGCGGAGCGCCCCAGCCGCGGCGTGTTCCCGCCCGGCGCCGCCGGCTCCTTCCGTGCGTTCGGCGTCGACCTGGACGTGACCCTGGGGGAGGCGGAGGCCGGCGCTGCGGACGGCGCCGAGGCCGCGGCGGACTCCGGGACGGAGGACGGCTCGGGGCCCGGTGCCGAGACCGGCGCGGCGGGCGGCGCCCCGGCGCAGGCGCCGCCGCTGCCGCCCTCGCTGGCCGTCGCCGCCTGGCTGCTGCGCGGCTGGAAGGCGGCGCCGGTCGAAGGGCTGGGCGTGGGGGAGCAGCTGGAGCCGGACCGGTGCGCCGCCGCGGGCCGGGCCGTCGCGGGCTCCGCCGAACGGGTGGCGCTGCTGGTGATGGGCGACGGCAGCGCGTGCCGTACGGTCAAGGCGCCCGGCTATCTGGACGAGCGCGCCGAGTCGTTCGACGCCGAGATCGCCCGGGCCCTGGGGTCCGCCGACGTCGGCGCGCTGGCCGCCCTCGACCCGGAGCTGGCCCTGGAGCTTCAGGCGGCCGGCCGCGCCCCCTGGCAGGTGCTCGCGGGCGCCGCGGAGGAGGCCCACCTGGGCGGAGAGCTGCTGCACGAGTCGGCGCCCTATGGCGTCGGGTACTTCGTGTCGTCCTGGACCTGA
- a CDS encoding RelA/SpoT family protein encodes MSAQDAVRAPGAADDRRRGLRRIDLRRLSRVALLGSGGGNRHPDAIEHLIKVHHSRHPEAGPAAIERLRKAYLLAESSHRGQMRKSGEPYITHPLAVTLILAELGAETTTLTASLLHDTVEDTDVTLDQVRREFGAEVAHLVDGVTKLEKVDYGAAAEPETFRKMLVAAGSDVRVMSIKLADRLHNVRTLGVMRPEKQVRIAKVTRDVLIPLAERLGVQALKSELEDLVFAILHPEEYAGTRAMIEAHAARPDPLAAVAADVRTVLRDAGIAAEVAIRPRHAVSVHRLMLKRGAEPGGCDFGRLLVLVAEDADCYAVLGELHTCFVPVIAEFKDFIAAPKFNLYQSLHTAVADSEGRIAEVLVRTRRMHRVAEAGVIALGDPHAAGEASRAAERSAAAEGERLDPTQPGWLARLLEWQRAAPDTDTFWTALRDDLAQDREITVFTDQDGDSSGTIRLPAGASCIDAAYAVHGEAAHACVGVRVNGRLAPLGTRLRDGDTLHLLMDDTGGAEGPEGAEDPADSGPDPAWLEHAATPAARIAISRWLAQHPASAAQDDGDAADGRSAESGGRRGRGLAAAARARRERPVRAAGAGDHEGHGGHEGRRGHRGHEDHDHQGADSEPVALTDLPGAPVRLARCCTPVPPDGITGFVIRGGTVAVHRTECPTAARMAATGRTPVPVRWRDGAAPGGYRATVLAEALSRPRLLADLTEVIASQGLGIVSAAVEPPQEHRVRHTYTVELPDPRALSALMRAMRAVPGVYDVYRAQPAVTGAARD; translated from the coding sequence ATGAGCGCACAGGACGCGGTGCGGGCGCCAGGCGCCGCGGACGACCGCAGGCGGGGCCTGCGCCGGATCGACCTGCGCAGGCTGAGCCGGGTCGCCCTGCTCGGATCGGGCGGAGGCAACCGGCATCCCGACGCCATCGAGCACCTGATCAAGGTGCACCACTCCCGACATCCCGAGGCCGGGCCCGCCGCGATCGAGCGGCTGCGCAAGGCGTATCTGCTCGCCGAGTCCTCGCACCGCGGCCAGATGCGCAAGAGCGGCGAGCCCTACATCACGCACCCGCTCGCCGTCACCCTGATCCTGGCCGAACTCGGCGCGGAGACCACCACCCTGACCGCGTCGCTGCTCCACGACACCGTCGAGGACACCGACGTGACCCTGGATCAGGTGCGGCGGGAGTTCGGCGCGGAGGTCGCCCACCTCGTCGACGGTGTCACCAAGCTGGAGAAGGTCGACTACGGCGCCGCCGCCGAGCCGGAGACCTTCCGCAAGATGCTGGTCGCCGCGGGCAGCGACGTGCGGGTGATGTCGATCAAACTCGCCGACCGGCTGCACAATGTGCGCACGCTCGGCGTCATGCGGCCGGAGAAGCAGGTCAGGATCGCCAAGGTGACCCGCGATGTGCTGATCCCGCTCGCCGAGCGGCTCGGCGTCCAGGCGCTCAAGAGCGAGCTGGAGGACCTGGTCTTCGCGATCCTTCACCCCGAGGAGTACGCCGGCACCCGCGCCATGATCGAGGCGCACGCCGCCCGGCCGGACCCGCTGGCGGCCGTCGCCGCCGACGTGCGCACGGTGCTGCGGGACGCCGGCATCGCCGCCGAGGTGGCCATCAGGCCCCGGCACGCGGTCTCGGTGCACCGCCTGATGCTCAAGCGCGGCGCCGAGCCCGGCGGCTGCGACTTCGGCCGGCTGCTGGTGCTGGTCGCCGAGGACGCCGACTGCTACGCCGTGCTCGGTGAGCTGCACACCTGCTTCGTGCCGGTGATCGCCGAGTTCAAGGACTTCATCGCGGCTCCCAAGTTCAACCTGTACCAGTCCCTGCACACGGCCGTCGCCGACTCCGAGGGCCGCATTGCGGAGGTTCTGGTGCGCACCCGGCGGATGCACAGGGTCGCCGAGGCGGGCGTCATCGCCCTGGGCGACCCGCATGCGGCGGGTGAGGCGTCCCGGGCCGCGGAGCGCTCCGCGGCGGCCGAGGGCGAGCGTCTGGACCCCACGCAGCCCGGCTGGCTGGCCCGGCTGCTGGAGTGGCAGCGGGCCGCACCCGACACCGACACCTTCTGGACCGCGCTGCGCGACGACCTCGCCCAGGACCGCGAGATCACCGTCTTCACCGACCAGGACGGCGACAGCTCCGGCACCATCCGGCTGCCCGCCGGGGCCAGCTGCATCGACGCCGCCTACGCGGTGCACGGCGAGGCCGCGCACGCCTGCGTCGGGGTGCGTGTCAACGGCCGGCTCGCGCCCCTGGGCACCCGGCTGCGCGACGGCGACACCCTGCACCTGCTGATGGACGACACCGGTGGCGCGGAGGGTCCCGAGGGCGCCGAGGACCCGGCCGACTCGGGTCCTGACCCGGCCTGGCTGGAGCACGCCGCCACGCCGGCCGCCCGCATCGCGATCAGCCGCTGGCTGGCCCAGCACCCCGCCTCCGCGGCGCAGGACGACGGCGACGCGGCGGACGGCCGGTCCGCTGAGTCCGGCGGGCGCCGGGGCCGCGGCCTCGCCGCCGCCGCGCGGGCGCGGCGGGAACGGCCGGTGCGCGCCGCGGGCGCCGGCGACCATGAAGGTCACGGGGGTCACGAGGGCCGCCGCGGCCACCGCGGTCACGAGGACCACGACCATCAGGGTGCGGACTCCGAGCCGGTGGCGCTCACCGACCTGCCCGGCGCCCCGGTGCGCCTCGCCCGCTGTTGTACGCCGGTGCCGCCGGACGGAATCACCGGCTTCGTCATCCGCGGCGGCACCGTCGCCGTCCACCGCACCGAGTGCCCGACGGCCGCCCGCATGGCCGCGACCGGGCGCACCCCCGTGCCGGTCCGCTGGCGCGACGGCGCCGCGCCCGGCGGCTACCGCGCCACCGTGCTGGCCGAGGCGCTCAGCCGCCCCCGGCTGCTCGCCGACCTCACCGAGGTGATCGCCTCCCAGGGCCTCGGCATCGTCTCCGCCGCCGTCGAGCCGCCGCAGGAGCACCGGGTCCGGCACACGTACACCGTCGAGCTGCCCGATCCGCGGGCGCTGTCCGCGCTGATGCGGGCGATGCGGGCGGTGCCGGGCGTCTACGACGTGTACCGCGCGCAGCCGGCCGTCACGGGCGCGGCCCGCGACTGA